Proteins from a genomic interval of Armatimonadota bacterium:
- the tuf gene encoding elongation factor Tu, which yields MGKRKFERTKPHVNIGTIGHVDHGKTTLTSAITFVLSKEGFAEHLAYERIDSAPEEKERGLTINIFHAEYETQKRHYAHVDCPGHADYIKNMITGAAQMDGTVLVVSAADGPMPQTREHVLLARQVQVPSIVVFLNKTDMVDDPELVDLVELEVRELLTRYEFPGDEIPVVRGSALKCLETQQAERDSEWGGGIWQLLDAIDDYIPTPQRDTEKPFLMPIEDVFTISGRGTVVTGRVDRGTLQRGTEVEIVGLAAAARKTVVTDVEMFRKSLESATAGDNVGLLLRGVEREDVERGQVVAIPGSITPHTDFRAEVYVLSKDEGGRHTPFFSGYRPQFYFRTTDVTGVMHLPEGVEMVMPGDNITITAELIQPIAMEPGLRFAVREGGHTVGAGVISEIIK from the coding sequence TTGTGCTGAGCAAGGAGGGGTTTGCGGAGCATCTGGCCTATGAGCGGATTGACTCGGCGCCGGAGGAGAAGGAGCGGGGGCTGACGATCAACATTTTCCACGCCGAGTACGAGACGCAGAAGCGCCACTACGCGCACGTGGACTGTCCGGGGCACGCCGACTACATCAAGAACATGATCACGGGGGCGGCGCAGATGGACGGGACGGTGCTGGTGGTATCGGCGGCGGACGGGCCGATGCCGCAGACGCGGGAGCACGTGCTGCTGGCGCGGCAGGTGCAGGTGCCGTCGATCGTGGTTTTTCTCAACAAGACGGACATGGTGGACGACCCGGAGCTGGTGGACCTGGTGGAGCTGGAGGTGCGGGAGCTGCTGACGCGCTACGAGTTTCCGGGGGACGAGATTCCGGTGGTGCGGGGGAGCGCGCTCAAGTGTTTGGAGACGCAGCAGGCGGAGCGCGACAGCGAGTGGGGGGGCGGGATCTGGCAATTGCTGGATGCGATAGACGACTACATTCCGACCCCGCAGCGCGACACCGAGAAGCCGTTTTTGATGCCGATCGAGGATGTCTTCACCATCAGCGGGCGGGGGACGGTGGTAACGGGGCGGGTTGATCGGGGGACGCTGCAGCGGGGGACGGAGGTAGAGATCGTGGGTTTGGCGGCGGCGGCGCGCAAGACGGTGGTGACCGACGTCGAGATGTTCCGCAAGAGCCTGGAGAGCGCGACGGCGGGGGACAACGTGGGGCTGCTGTTGCGGGGAGTCGAACGGGAGGACGTGGAGCGGGGGCAAGTGGTGGCGATACCTGGGAGCATCACCCCGCACACCGACTTCAGGGCGGAAGTGTACGTCTTGAGCAAAGACGAGGGGGGGCGGCACACGCCGTTTTTCAGCGGCTACCGGCCGCAGTTCTACTTTCGCACGACGGACGTGACGGGGGTGATGCATCTGCCGGAGGGGGTAGAGATGGTGATGCCGGGGGACAACATCACCATCACCGCGGAGCTGATCCAGCCGATCGCGATGGAGCCGGGGCTGCGGTTTGCGGTGCGCGAGGGCGGGCACACGGTGGGCGCCGGCGTCATCTCCGAGATCATAAAGTAG
- the rpmG gene encoding 50S ribosomal protein L33, with the protein MPRQGRAQDRGFWFACTECKRRNYTSVKNKRNDPDRLTLRKFCPSCKRHTPHRETGINAKAK; encoded by the coding sequence ATGCCCAGGCAAGGACGGGCGCAAGACCGCGGCTTCTGGTTTGCGTGCACGGAGTGCAAGCGTCGCAACTACACGTCGGTGAAGAACAAGCGCAACGACCCCGACCGTTTGACGCTGCGCAAGTTCTGTCCGAGCTGCAAGCGCCACACCCCGCACCGCGAGACGGGCATCAACGCCAAGGCGAAGTAG
- the secE gene encoding preprotein translocase subunit SecE: MVARIRQFLVEAWLELQKVLWPSKEEAIRFTLVVVAVIMVVALFIYICDLVLTQLSHPLFNL; the protein is encoded by the coding sequence GTGGTAGCGCGCATCCGCCAGTTCCTAGTGGAGGCCTGGCTGGAGCTGCAGAAGGTGCTGTGGCCGTCGAAAGAGGAGGCTATCAGGTTCACCCTGGTGGTGGTCGCCGTCATCATGGTCGTCGCGTTGTTCATCTACATCTGCGACCTGGTGCTGACGCAACTGAGTCACCCGCTGTTCAATCTCTAG
- the nusG gene encoding transcription termination/antitermination protein NusG has protein sequence MSDQEHEQAQAPDEGIAAPISMEPARGKRWYVVHTFTGHENKVKASIERRAVAHGLGDKLGRILVLTEEELRGTRRGKRQVRKHKLFPGYVIIEMELDDQTQHLVRSTAGVTGFIGPGRQPVALERQEIDSILATLGGEEAPRMRVAFERGDMMRVISGPFENFHGRIEDINVAKEKLTLLISIFGRDTPVEVDFADVEKLQ, from the coding sequence ATGAGCGACCAGGAACACGAGCAGGCGCAAGCGCCGGACGAGGGCATCGCCGCCCCCATCAGCATGGAGCCTGCGCGCGGAAAGCGGTGGTACGTGGTGCACACGTTCACCGGGCATGAGAACAAGGTGAAGGCGAGCATCGAGCGCCGCGCTGTCGCCCACGGGTTGGGCGACAAGCTCGGACGCATCCTGGTGCTGACGGAGGAGGAACTGCGGGGCACCAGGCGCGGCAAGCGCCAGGTGCGCAAGCACAAGCTGTTCCCCGGCTACGTTATCATCGAGATGGAGCTTGACGACCAGACGCAGCACCTTGTGCGCAGCACCGCCGGCGTTACCGGGTTCATCGGGCCCGGCCGGCAACCGGTGGCGCTGGAGCGGCAGGAGATCGACAGCATCCTGGCGACGCTGGGCGGCGAGGAGGCCCCGCGCATGCGGGTGGCCTTCGAGCGCGGCGACATGATGCGCGTGATCTCGGGGCCGTTCGAGAACTTCCACGGTCGCATTGAGGATATCAATGTCGCCAAAGAGAAGCTGACCCTGCTGATCTCCATCTTCGGGCGGGATACGCCGGTGGAGGTGGACTTCGCCGATGTCGAGAAACTGCAATAG
- the rplK gene encoding 50S ribosomal protein L11, whose product MAKKIKTVVKLQIEAGKATGGPPVGPALAPHIRNLMEFIKAYNHETASQVGSVVPVEVTVYEDRSFTLVLKTPPAAQLLRQAAGLEKGGGAAGREQAGQVTRAQVRQIAETKLRDLNANDLESAMRVVEGTARSMGIAVVD is encoded by the coding sequence ATGGCTAAGAAGATCAAGACCGTAGTGAAGCTGCAGATAGAGGCGGGAAAGGCTACCGGCGGGCCGCCGGTGGGGCCGGCGCTCGCGCCCCACATCAGGAACTTGATGGAATTCATCAAGGCCTACAACCACGAGACCGCGTCGCAGGTCGGCAGCGTGGTGCCGGTCGAGGTCACGGTCTACGAGGATCGCTCGTTCACCTTGGTCCTCAAGACGCCGCCGGCGGCCCAATTGCTGCGCCAGGCGGCGGGCCTGGAAAAGGGCGGGGGAGCGGCCGGGCGCGAGCAGGCGGGCCAGGTGACGCGGGCGCAGGTGCGCCAGATCGCAGAAACCAAGCTGCGCGATCTCAATGCCAACGACCTCGAGAGCGCGATGCGGGTGGTGGAGGGCACGGCGCGCAGCATGGGCATCGCGGTGGTGGACTAG
- the rplA gene encoding 50S ribosomal protein L1, which yields MGRRGKTYRAAAERVDGERLYAVDEGLALVYDGRRGGFDETVDIALRLGVDARRGEQMVRGTVVLPHGTGKSVRVGAFAKGEKAAEAAAAGADVVGAEDLVQRIEGGWKDFDILVATRDMMSIVGKLGKRLGPRMPNPKAGTLSDEIGKTIRELKAGKLEFRMDKAGNVHARLGKVSFGVERLRENFAVLVSAVLRAKPPTAKGQYVRKITISSTMGPGVNLDVVDATAVASATE from the coding sequence ATGGGTAGGCGTGGGAAAACCTATAGGGCAGCCGCCGAGCGGGTTGACGGCGAGCGCCTGTACGCGGTGGATGAAGGGCTCGCCCTAGTGTACGACGGCCGCCGTGGCGGCTTCGATGAGACGGTGGACATTGCGCTTCGCCTGGGGGTGGACGCGCGCCGCGGCGAGCAGATGGTGCGGGGCACGGTCGTTCTGCCTCACGGAACCGGCAAGTCGGTGCGGGTGGGTGCGTTTGCCAAGGGCGAAAAGGCGGCGGAGGCGGCGGCGGCCGGCGCCGACGTGGTGGGAGCCGAGGACCTGGTGCAGCGCATCGAGGGCGGGTGGAAGGACTTCGATATCCTGGTCGCCACGCGCGACATGATGAGCATCGTAGGCAAGCTCGGCAAGCGACTGGGGCCGCGGATGCCCAACCCCAAGGCGGGAACCCTGTCGGACGAAATCGGTAAGACTATCCGCGAGCTCAAGGCCGGCAAGCTCGAGTTCCGGATGGACAAGGCGGGCAATGTCCATGCGCGGCTGGGCAAGGTGTCGTTCGGCGTGGAACGCCTGCGGGAGAACTTCGCGGTGTTGGTTTCCGCGGTGCTGCGGGCCAAGCCGCCGACGGCCAAGGGCCAGTACGTTCGCAAGATCACCATTTCGTCCACCATGGGCCCGGGGGTGAATCTTGACGTCGTGGATGCGACCGCGGTCGCGTCCGCGACGGAATGA
- the rplJ gene encoding 50S ribosomal protein L10, whose translation MARPEKEAAVADLAARLRECGAVIVTDYRGLAVKAMSELRRQLRDAGTQYLVVKNTLMRRAADDAGVGALTEALSGPTAIVFAPGDDAAAAAAKALLAFARQHGLPQVRSVMMAGDLYPASAAKELATMPGRDGVLAMLMTSLEAPVSSLMMTLEAAVGELTAGLEAIATHKESAAA comes from the coding sequence ATGGCGCGACCAGAGAAGGAGGCCGCAGTCGCTGACCTGGCGGCCAGGCTCAGGGAATGCGGGGCCGTCATCGTCACTGACTATCGGGGGCTGGCGGTCAAGGCGATGAGCGAGCTTCGTCGTCAACTCCGTGATGCCGGCACGCAGTACCTGGTGGTGAAGAACACCCTCATGCGGCGCGCCGCCGACGACGCCGGAGTCGGGGCGCTGACGGAGGCGCTGTCGGGGCCGACGGCGATCGTCTTCGCGCCGGGGGATGACGCGGCGGCGGCGGCGGCCAAGGCGTTGCTGGCGTTCGCACGCCAGCACGGGCTGCCCCAGGTGCGAAGCGTCATGATGGCAGGCGATCTTTACCCGGCGTCGGCCGCGAAGGAGCTGGCGACCATGCCCGGACGCGACGGTGTGCTGGCGATGCTCATGACCAGCCTGGAGGCGCCGGTGTCGAGCCTGATGATGACCCTGGAGGCGGCGGTGGGCGAACTCACAGCCGGCCTTGAGGCGATTGCGACGCACAAGGAATCAGCCGCGGCCTAG
- the rplL gene encoding 50S ribosomal protein L7/L12, which yields MEVSEVADEILGWSVLKMVELSKLLQERTGVTPMAAVAPAAAPAEAAPAAEEKTTFDVILTGFGDKKIQVIKAVREVTPLGLTEAKNLVESAPKAIKEGVTKEEAAAIKTKIEGAGGSADIK from the coding sequence ATGGAAGTGAGCGAAGTCGCCGACGAGATCCTGGGTTGGTCGGTGCTGAAGATGGTGGAGTTGTCGAAGCTGCTGCAGGAGCGCACCGGGGTGACGCCGATGGCGGCGGTGGCGCCGGCGGCGGCGCCCGCAGAGGCGGCGCCGGCAGCGGAAGAGAAAACGACCTTCGACGTCATCCTCACTGGGTTCGGGGATAAGAAGATCCAGGTGATCAAGGCCGTGCGCGAGGTGACCCCGCTGGGCTTGACCGAGGCCAAGAACCTGGTCGAGTCCGCGCCCAAGGCGATCAAGGAAGGCGTGACCAAGGAAGAGGCGGCGGCCATCAAGACCAAGATCGAGGGCGCGGGCGGCAGCGCCGACATCAAGTAG
- a CDS encoding sugar phosphate isomerase/epimerase family protein: MALKRALNLVTIRGAPLPRQLEVARAAGYDGVGLWVSEVDAVGGAETVAAMLREQRLVPAELCFVAGWMYAEEGQLARVRAQARHVFQVAQTLGCECVVACAATERGDITDATRDFADLCALAQPFGVSVALEFIGAAQQVKDLRTAWQIVDTAGAPNGGLLLDTFHFHKGGSELADLEQVRADRMLMVHISDCPEIPRQDLEDRHRIFPGAGVIPLEPIVAALVDKGYRGCLSLELFNEQYWAAEPYLVANEGMRSLRHAGL; the protein is encoded by the coding sequence ATGGCGCTGAAGCGCGCACTCAATCTCGTCACCATCCGCGGGGCGCCTCTGCCGCGGCAACTCGAAGTGGCGCGCGCCGCGGGCTACGACGGCGTCGGGCTGTGGGTGAGCGAGGTGGATGCCGTCGGCGGCGCGGAAACGGTTGCAGCCATGCTGCGGGAGCAGCGCCTGGTGCCCGCCGAGCTGTGTTTCGTCGCCGGCTGGATGTACGCGGAGGAAGGGCAGCTTGCGCGCGTGCGCGCGCAAGCGCGCCACGTCTTCCAGGTTGCGCAGACGCTGGGGTGCGAATGCGTGGTCGCCTGCGCTGCAACCGAGCGCGGCGACATCACCGACGCCACCCGCGATTTCGCCGACTTGTGCGCGCTGGCGCAGCCGTTCGGCGTCAGCGTCGCCTTGGAGTTCATCGGCGCGGCGCAGCAGGTCAAGGACCTGCGCACCGCGTGGCAGATCGTTGACACGGCGGGGGCACCTAACGGCGGCCTGCTGCTGGATACCTTCCACTTCCACAAGGGCGGCTCAGAGCTGGCGGATCTCGAGCAGGTGCGCGCTGACCGCATGCTGATGGTGCATATCAGTGACTGCCCCGAGATTCCCCGCCAGGACCTCGAGGACCGTCATCGCATCTTCCCTGGCGCCGGGGTCATCCCCTTGGAGCCCATCGTCGCCGCGCTCGTGGATAAGGGCTACCGCGGCTGCTTGTCGCTCGAGCTCTTCAACGAGCAGTACTGGGCGGCGGAGCCATACCTGGTGGCCAACGAGGGCATGCGCTCCCTGCGCCATGCCGGGCTCTAG